From the Jeongeupia sp. HS-3 genome, the window GGGACGATCTTGGCGCCTTCGGCGGGGACTTGGATGTGACTTTGACTCATCGCGGGCTTCCTGCGGATGGGGTTATGACAATGCTGTAACAGCAGCAGACAAACTACGATTATGGCGTGAAGATTCACGTCATGCAAAGGCAACTGCTTAAATCAAGCGGTAAAATCAGTGCATGGCTCGTTTAATTCTGCTTAATAAACCCTATGGCGTGATCTGTCAGTTCTCGCCCAGCCCACCGCACCAGTCGCTGGCCGACTATCTGGACGTGCCGGATGTCTACCCGGCGGGCCGGCTCGATACCGATTCGGAAGGACTGCTGCTGCTGACCGATTCGGGTGCCTTGCAGGCGCGGATTGCCGATCCCAAACACAAGTTGCCCAAAACCTACTGGGTGCAAGTCGATGGTGCGCCGGGCGATGCGGATCTGGAGCCGCTGCGCTGCGGCGTTGATCTGGGCGACTTCGTGACCAAGCCGGCGCAGGTGCGCGTGATCGCCGAGCCGCCCGGTCTGTGGCCGCGGACGCCGCCGGTGCGGTTCCGCGCGGCGATTCCGACTTCGTGGGTGGAAATCATCATTGCCGAGGGTAAAAACCGGCAGGTGCGGCGAATGACCGCCAAGGTTGGCTTTCCGACCTTGCGGCTGATTCGTGCCGCGATTGGCGAGTACACCCTGGCCGGGCTGGCACCAGGGCAATGGCACGAGTTGCGCGTTGCGGCACCTAAACCGCCGGCACCGGTGGCCGCGCCGGGACGGCCGAAGCAGCGCGGCCGGCGTGGCCCTAACAAGGTGCGCTAACCCGCACAGCGGGCACCGAAGGCCGACAGTTGCTGACGTTGGAATGACGAATGCCGATGGAATGAACGCAGGAACCCTCCTGCTTGTGGCGGATGTGCATACAGCTTTGATTTTTAGCGCTAATTTACTGTTTTCCCTTATGGCATAAGTCATCGCCCGACCGGATAGTCGGGCGGCGATATCTGCTGGCAAGAGCTGCCCGGGACAGGTGCAGGCACCAGTGGACGCAC encodes:
- a CDS encoding pseudouridine synthase; this translates as MARLILLNKPYGVICQFSPSPPHQSLADYLDVPDVYPAGRLDTDSEGLLLLTDSGALQARIADPKHKLPKTYWVQVDGAPGDADLEPLRCGVDLGDFVTKPAQVRVIAEPPGLWPRTPPVRFRAAIPTSWVEIIIAEGKNRQVRRMTAKVGFPTLRLIRAAIGEYTLAGLAPGQWHELRVAAPKPPAPVAAPGRPKQRGRRGPNKVR